CACGATGGCGACATCGGTGGTGTTGAACTGCTCGTCGAGCACCGCGCCATCGCCCACATAGCCGCCGAGCCGCAGATAGCCCTTGATGAGCGGCGGCAGGGACATCAGGGCCCTTTTGGCATCGAAGCTCCCGGCCGGCAGGCGGTTCATCGGCAGGTAGCGGGATTCCACCGCGCGCGGGCAAAGCTCCGGCGGCGCCTGGTGGTTCTGCGCGAGATAGGAAAGCTGCGCCGCATTGGCGTCGAGGTCGGTGCCCGGCAGGCTGGCGCAGCCGAACATCAACCCGATCTTGTGGTTGAACACATAGGCAGCGATGCCGCGCCAGAGCAGCTGCAGCGTGCCGCGGGTGCGATAGGCGACATCGGTGCAGGAGCGGCCCAGTTCCAGGATACCATGCTGGTAGGCGAGGATGGGCGCGATGTCGTACTCATCCTCGGAATAGAAGCGGCCGATGCGCTGGGCGGCGCTGCGGCGGATCAGGCGGTAGGTGCCCACCACGCTCTCGGGCCCCTCGCCGCGGTCATGGTCCACCACCAGCAGGTGGTCGGCCACGGCGTCATAGGCGTCGGCGTCGAGGCGGCTTGCCGTCGTGGCGGCATCGGCGCGGGCGCCCATCTCCTCGTAGAAGACCCGGTAGCGCAGCGCCTGGGCGGCGACGACCTCGGCCTCGCTCGTCGCGACGCGGACGCCGAGGTTGCTCGAGCGGATCTCCTCGAAGGGCGGCGCCTCAGTCATCGGCGGCGGCCGAAGATCTCAAGGCGCAGCTGGACGAGTTCGAAGCCGAGCCGGGCGGCGATCTCGCGCGCCAGGGCATCGTGCTCGGCGTCGGAGAATTCGATCACGTTGCCCGTGTCCACGTCGATCAGATGGTGATGGATGCCGCGGTCGGCTGGGTCGAAGCGGGCGCGGCCGCCGCCGAAGTCGCGGCGCTCCAGGATGCCCTTTTCTTCCAGCAGGCGGACGGTGCGATAGACGGTGGCAACGGAGACGCGGTTGTCCAGCGCCACGGCGCGCCGGTACAGCTCCTCCACATCGGGGTGGTCTTCGCTTTCGGAGAGGACGCGCGCGATCAACCGGCGCTGGCCTGTCATCTTCAGGCCGCGCTCCACGCACATCTGCTCGATCCGGGACATGCGGTCGCTGATGGTCCCGCCCTCTCTGCCTTCCTGACCCGACATCACCGGGCGCGCTTCAGCCCATAGAGCAAGTCGGCGCCTGAATGAAGCCGCCCCGGCCCGTCGGGCCGGGGGGCGGCGCGCATCAGGCGCCGGGCTTGCGGGATTGCGTGCCGAGGCCGATCTGCTTGGCGAGCGACGAACGATGCTTCGCATAGTTCGGGGCGACCATCGGGTATTCGGGCGGCAGGCCCCACTTGTCGCGATACTGATCGGGCGTCATGCCATAGGAGGTCTGCAAGTGGCGCTTCAGCATCTTGAGCTTCTTGCCGTCCTCGAGACAGATCAGGTAGTCCGGCGTGATGGATTTTTTCACCGGAACCGCGGGCATCTTCTTTTCCGCCTCAACCCGCGCCGGAACCGTGCCGAGCGATGCCAGCGTGCGGTGCACTTCGACGATCAGCGTCGGCAAATCATTCACCGAGACCGGGTTGTTCGAAACATGCGCAGATACGATTTCGGCGGTCAAACCCAAGAGATCGCCGCCGCTTGAGACATCGGACATGGTTTTTCTTTCCAGAATCAATCCCACAAGTGATTAGCGAGTTCTTCTGTCGCTTTGCAAGATGCTTTCGTAGCGTTTCCCGGCAAGAAGCCAGAAATCAGCAAGGATGAATCCCTTGGTCATCGACGTTACAGCCGACACCTGCCCCATGACCTTCGTTCGCACTCGGTTACAATTGGACAAACTACCGATCGGTGCAGTCCTCGACATTCTCTACAAGGGTGAGGAACCGCGTCAGAACCTCGCGCGCAGCCTCACCGAGCAGGGGCACGCGATCCTGGAGCAGGAGCATGGCGCGGACGGCCACGGGCGGCTGCGCGTGCGCAAGGGCGGCTGAAGCCGCCCCGCCGCTGGCCATGCGAAACGCGGACGGGCCTCAGCGGCCCGTCATGATGCGCTCGACCAGCTGCTTCACCGTCGGCACGAAGCCGTTGGAATAGAAGGGGTCGGAGCTGAAACGATAGGCGTTGTGCCCGGCGAACATCAGGTTGTTCTCCAGGCTGCCGTCATGCGCGATGTCTTGCAGCGTCTTCTGGATGCAGAAGCTGCGCGGATCGGCCTTCTTGCCCGTGCTGAAATCGGGCTCGACCTGCGTCCAGTTGCTGAAGCGGCAATGGCTGAGGCAGCCCATGCAGGCCACCTGGTCGGCCAGGATCTCCTGCGCGTTGGGCGGCGTCACGAAGATCAGCGTGGAATCCGGCGTGCGCATGGCTTCCGTGAAGCCGGCCTGGGTCCAAGCCTGGGCGCGGGCGCGGTCACCCGGCGTCAGCCAGACCAGGCGCTTGCGCGGGCCCACGCCGAATTCGGCCGTGTGCTCGCCGACCGGCTCGGAGGTATAGGCCACCTGGCGCTCGTTCCGGGCTTCCAGGTCCCGCAGGAAGTCGTTGCGGACGGCGGAGGAGTAGAAGCCGGTCGGCGAGAAGGGCTGCAGCAGCACGTCACCCGGCTGAAGCTGCGTCAGGCGCTGCTTCCAGGCCTCGCTGATCGGGCTTTCCTTGGTCAGCAGCGGGCGGGTGCCGAACTGGAAGGCGATGGGGCCAAGCTCGGGGTTGTCGATCCAATCGGACCATTCCTCGAGCCACCAGACGCCGCCCGCCATGATGATGGGCGTCTCGTCCAGGCCGAAGGCGCGCATCTGCTCCCGCAACTTGCGGACGCGCTCATAGGGCGCCTCGGGCTTCTTCGGATCCTCGCTGTTGGACAGGCCATTGTGGCCGCCGGCCAGCCAGGGATCCTCATAGACCACGCCGCCCAGCCATTCGCTGACCTTGGAGTAGCTGCGCTTCCAAAGCGCGCTGAAGGCCCGGGCGGAGGAGACGATGGGGTAGTAGTGGACGCCGAAATCCTTGGCGATCTCGGCCAGGCGATAGGGCATGCCGGCGCCGCAGGTCACGCCGTTGACGAGACCCTTGGCCCCTTCCAGCACGCCGCGGATCACACGTTCCGCGCCCCCCATCTCCCAGAGGATATTGGCATGGATGCGGGCATTCTTGCCGCCCACGTCCCGCGCCTCGCGCGCCTGGGCGATGCCGCCGGCGATGCCATAGGCCACCAGCTCCTCATGGCGGTCGCGCCGGGTCTTGCCGGAATAGACCTGCCGGATGGTTCGGCCCTCGCTGTCATAGCTGTCAGCGTTCACGGCGGAGAAGGTGCCGACGCCGCCGGCCGCCGCCCAGGCGCCCGCCGTCAGGCCATTGCTCACGGCGACGCCCTTGCCACCCTCGACGAGGGGGAGGACGTCCACGCCGCCCATGCGGATGCTGTTGATCGCCTTCACTGCTGCCGCCTCTGCCGTGCCGAATTCTTGAAATGTTAAGTTATGGCGAAACCGTCCGGCGCAAGAAAGCACCGGACGGTTTCCTTGTTCAAGTCACCTGGTGACCCCGGACTCAGTCGTCCCGGCTGCGGCGCGGGCCACGGTCACGGCCCTCGCGGCGGGGGCGGTCCTCGCCCTCACCTTCCGCACGAGGACGGCGCTCGCCCACCTGCTCGGTGATGTCCGCGCCCGTGGCCTGGTCCACCACGCGCATGGAGAGCTTCACCTTGCCGCGATCGTCGAAGCCGATGACCTTGACCTTCACCGCATCGCCTTCCTTGACCACGTCGGTCGTGCGGTTCACGCGCTCGTTGGCCAGCTCGCTGATGTGCACGAGGCCGTCCTTGGCGCCCAGGAAGTTCACGAAGGCGCCGAATTCGGCGGTCTTCACGACCTTGCCATTGTAGATCTGGCCGATCTCGGCCTCGGCCGTGATGCCCTTGATGCGGTCGATCGCGGCCTGGGTCGCCTCGGGGTTGCTGGACGCGATCTTGATCGTGCCGTCATCCTCGATGTCGATCTTCGTGCCGGTCTGCTCGACGATCTCGCGGATCACCTTGCCGCCGGTGCCGATCACGTCGCGGATCTTGTCCTTCGGCACCTGGATCACGGTGATGCGCGGCGCGGTGGCCGCCATCTCGCCGCGGGCGCCGGAGATCGCCTTGGCCATCTCGCCCAGGATGTGGAAGCGGCCATCCTTCGCCTGCTCCAGCGCGGTGCGCATGATGTCGAAGGTGATGGAGGTGATCTTGATGTCCATCTGGAGGGCGGTGATGCCCGCCTCCGTGCCGGCCACCTTGAAGTCCATGTCGCCGAGGTGATCCTCGTCGCCCAGGATGTCGGAGAGCACGGCGAAGCCGCGGTCTTCCTTGATCAGGCCCATCGCAATGCCGGCCACCGGGCGCAGCAGCGGGCAGCCCGCATCCATCAGCGAGAGCGAGGTGCCGCAGACCGTCGCCATGGAGGAGGAGCCGTTGGACTCCGTGATCTCGGACACCACGCGCATGGTGTAGGGGAACTTGTCCTTCTCCGGCAGCACCGGATGGATCGCGCGCCAGGCGAGCTTGCCATGGCCGATCTCGCGGCGGCCGGGCGAGCCCATGCGGCCCGTCTCGTTCACCGAGTAGGGGGGGAAGTTGTAGTGCAGCATGAAGTTCTCGCGGTACTCGCCCGCGAGCGCATCAATGATCTGCTCATCCTGACCGGTGCCGAGCGTGGCAACGCAGAGCGCCTGCGTCTCGCCGCGCGTGAACAGCGCGGAGCCATGGGCGCGCGGCAGCACGCCGACTTCGGCCAGGATCGGGCGGACCGTCTTGGTGTCGCGGCCGTCGATGCGCAGACCGGTGTCGAGGATGGCGTTGCGGACCACGTCCGCTTCCAGCTCCTTCATCAGGCCCTTGGCGGCGGCGACGTCGGCGCCCTCCGCTTCCAGCGCCGCGATGACGGCCTTCTTCGCCTCGCCCACGGCCTTCTGGCGCGCGAGCTTCTCGGTGATCTTGTAGGCCTCGGCCATCGGCGCGGTGCCGAGCTCGGCGATGCGGGCCTTCAGTGCGGCCGCGGCCGGATCCTCCAGCGCGACGTCCCAGGGCTCCTTCGCGGCCACCTCGGCCAGCGCGATGATGCCGTCGATGACGGGCTGGAAGCCCTCATGGCCGAACTTCACGGCGCCCAGCATGATGTCTTCCGAAAGCTCGGAGGCCTCGGACTCCACCATCAGCACGCCCTCGGCCGTGCCGGCGACGACCAGGTCGAGCTTGGAGAGCTTGCGCTGCGCGGCGGTCGGGTTCAGCACATAGGCGCCGTCGATGTAGCCGACGCGGGCGCCGCCCACCGGGCCGAAGAAGGGAATGCCCGAGAGCGTCAGCGCGGCCGAGCAGCCGACGAGGGCGACCATGTCGGGGTCGTTCTCCAGGTCATGGCTGAGGACGGTGGCGATGACCTGCACCTCGTTGCGGAAGCCCTCGGGGAAGAGCGGGCGGATCGGGCGGTCGATCAGGCGGGAGATCAGGGTCTCCGCCTCGGAGGGGCGGCCTTCGCGCTTGAAGAAGCCACCCGGGATCTTGCCGGCCGCAAAGGCCTTCTCCTGGTAATTCACCGTGAGCGGGAAGAAATCCTGGCCCGGCTTCACGCTGCGGCTGCCCACCACGGTGCAGAGCACGATGGTGTCACCCAGGCGGGCCATCACCGCGCCATCGGCCTGGCGGGCGATCTTGCCCGTCTCCAGGGTGAGGATCTGCCCACCCCAGGAAATATCCTTGCGGAAGTAGTTGTCGAACATGCGTCGTCCTTCTGCCCCCAGACCGGGGGCGTCCTTCTTGCCCCGCACAAGGGCGGGGGCTGTGATTTGCGACGCGGCAGGAAGGCAGTCCAACCACCGGGGCACCCTTGGGAAGGGAGGCTTCCGGCGTCTCGGGCGACATGGAGGCCGGGGATCTTCACCCCGCGGCGGTGCCATGTGGCCGGAAACGCCGCCAGACCCATCATCCGTTCAGGAGGGCTCGGAGGCTCTGACAACCCGCCGCAGGCGCAAGCGGTTTGAACCGCCCTGGGCCATGCCCGGGGCGGTTCCCGGCGTTATGGACCGGAAATCGCCCGGGCGCCAGCGCGATTTGCGCGCGGCGGCCGGGCAGGTTTCGCTTGGCCGATGCCCGGCCCTGGCCAATGATGGGGTCCCAACCGAAGGAGCGGCTTCCTGGTGCGACGGTTCATCCCCCTTCTCCCCCTCGGCCTCTGCCTTGGCCTCGCCGCCCTGGCTCAACCCGCCTCGGCCCAGGCCTGGCCCGACCGGCCGCTGCGCCTGCTCGTGCCCTTCGCGCCCGGCGGCGTGACCGACAGCGTGGGCCGGCTGAGCGCCGAGGCGCTCGGGGCCAGGCTCGGCCAATCGGTCGTGGTGGAGAACCGCACCGGCGCGGGCGGCGCCATCGCGGTGGAGGCGGTGGCCCGCAGCCGGCCGGATGGCTACACCCTGCTGACCGCCAGCGCCTCGCAGATGGTGATGCTGCCGGCGCTGACACGGGTGCCCTATGACGCGGCGCGGGATTTCGCGCCCATCTCGATCATCGGCGCCAATCCGCAGGTTCTGGCCGTCTCGGCGCGGATCGGGGTGAACAGCCTGCCGGAATTCATCGCCTATCTGCGCGCCAATCCGGGGCGGGTGAATTATTCCAGCGGGGGCAACGGCTCCTCCAACCACCTGGCCATGGCACTGCTGCTGCACCGCGCGGGCGTGGCCGCCGAGCATGTCCCGTATCGCGGCGGCGCGCCCGCCATGCAGGCGCTGCTGGCGGGCGATGTCGGGGCCTATTTCGGCAACCCCTCCGACATCATCCCGCACCAGGGCACCGGGGCGATCCGCGTGCTGGCGGTGGCGGGGGCGGAGCGCATGGCGGCACTGCCGGGCGTGCCGACCGTGGCCGAGCAGGGCTTCCCCGGCTTCCGCGCCGAGACCTGGAACGGCATCGCCGCACCGGCCGGCACGCCGGAGCCGGCGATCGCCCGCATGGCGCAGATCCTGGGCGCGGCCTGCGGCGAGGCCGCCTTCCGCGCGGCGCTGGAGCGGATGGGCACGGTGCCGGTCTGCTCCACCCCTGCGGAATTCCGCGCCGCGATG
This region of Sediminicoccus rosea genomic DNA includes:
- a CDS encoding GNAT family N-acetyltransferase: MTEAPPFEEIRSSNLGVRVATSEAEVVAAQALRYRVFYEEMGARADAATTASRLDADAYDAVADHLLVVDHDRGEGPESVVGTYRLIRRSAAQRIGRFYSEDEYDIAPILAYQHGILELGRSCTDVAYRTRGTLQLLWRGIAAYVFNHKIGLMFGCASLPGTDLDANAAQLSYLAQNHQAPPELCPRAVESRYLPMNRLPAGSFDAKRALMSLPPLIKGYLRLGGYVGDGAVLDEQFNTTDVAIVVMTQQITDKYYRHYERKSGWDGQDRPA
- a CDS encoding Fur family transcriptional regulator, giving the protein MSGQEGREGGTISDRMSRIEQMCVERGLKMTGQRRLIARVLSESEDHPDVEELYRRAVALDNRVSVATVYRTVRLLEEKGILERRDFGGGRARFDPADRGIHHHLIDVDTGNVIEFSDAEHDALAREIAARLGFELVQLRLEIFGRRR
- a CDS encoding MucR family transcriptional regulator: MSDVSSGGDLLGLTAEIVSAHVSNNPVSVNDLPTLIVEVHRTLASLGTVPARVEAEKKMPAVPVKKSITPDYLICLEDGKKLKMLKRHLQTSYGMTPDQYRDKWGLPPEYPMVAPNYAKHRSSLAKQIGLGTQSRKPGA
- a CDS encoding sulfurtransferase TusA family protein, which gives rise to MNPLVIDVTADTCPMTFVRTRLQLDKLPIGAVLDILYKGEEPRQNLARSLTEQGHAILEQEHGADGHGRLRVRKGG
- a CDS encoding NAD(P)H-dependent flavin oxidoreductase; this encodes MKAINSIRMGGVDVLPLVEGGKGVAVSNGLTAGAWAAAGGVGTFSAVNADSYDSEGRTIRQVYSGKTRRDRHEELVAYGIAGGIAQAREARDVGGKNARIHANILWEMGGAERVIRGVLEGAKGLVNGVTCGAGMPYRLAEIAKDFGVHYYPIVSSARAFSALWKRSYSKVSEWLGGVVYEDPWLAGGHNGLSNSEDPKKPEAPYERVRKLREQMRAFGLDETPIIMAGGVWWLEEWSDWIDNPELGPIAFQFGTRPLLTKESPISEAWKQRLTQLQPGDVLLQPFSPTGFYSSAVRNDFLRDLEARNERQVAYTSEPVGEHTAEFGVGPRKRLVWLTPGDRARAQAWTQAGFTEAMRTPDSTLIFVTPPNAQEILADQVACMGCLSHCRFSNWTQVEPDFSTGKKADPRSFCIQKTLQDIAHDGSLENNLMFAGHNAYRFSSDPFYSNGFVPTVKQLVERIMTGR
- the pnp gene encoding polyribonucleotide nucleotidyltransferase → MFDNYFRKDISWGGQILTLETGKIARQADGAVMARLGDTIVLCTVVGSRSVKPGQDFFPLTVNYQEKAFAAGKIPGGFFKREGRPSEAETLISRLIDRPIRPLFPEGFRNEVQVIATVLSHDLENDPDMVALVGCSAALTLSGIPFFGPVGGARVGYIDGAYVLNPTAAQRKLSKLDLVVAGTAEGVLMVESEASELSEDIMLGAVKFGHEGFQPVIDGIIALAEVAAKEPWDVALEDPAAAALKARIAELGTAPMAEAYKITEKLARQKAVGEAKKAVIAALEAEGADVAAAKGLMKELEADVVRNAILDTGLRIDGRDTKTVRPILAEVGVLPRAHGSALFTRGETQALCVATLGTGQDEQIIDALAGEYRENFMLHYNFPPYSVNETGRMGSPGRREIGHGKLAWRAIHPVLPEKDKFPYTMRVVSEITESNGSSSMATVCGTSLSLMDAGCPLLRPVAGIAMGLIKEDRGFAVLSDILGDEDHLGDMDFKVAGTEAGITALQMDIKITSITFDIMRTALEQAKDGRFHILGEMAKAISGARGEMAATAPRITVIQVPKDKIRDVIGTGGKVIREIVEQTGTKIDIEDDGTIKIASSNPEATQAAIDRIKGITAEAEIGQIYNGKVVKTAEFGAFVNFLGAKDGLVHISELANERVNRTTDVVKEGDAVKVKVIGFDDRGKVKLSMRVVDQATGADITEQVGERRPRAEGEGEDRPRREGRDRGPRRSRDD
- a CDS encoding Bug family tripartite tricarboxylate transporter substrate binding protein; the protein is MRRFIPLLPLGLCLGLAALAQPASAQAWPDRPLRLLVPFAPGGVTDSVGRLSAEALGARLGQSVVVENRTGAGGAIAVEAVARSRPDGYTLLTASASQMVMLPALTRVPYDAARDFAPISIIGANPQVLAVSARIGVNSLPEFIAYLRANPGRVNYSSGGNGSSNHLAMALLLHRAGVAAEHVPYRGGAPAMQALLAGDVGAYFGNPSDIIPHQGTGAIRVLAVAGAERMAALPGVPTVAEQGFPGFRAETWNGIAAPAGTPEPAIARMAQILGAACGEAAFRAALERMGTVPVCSTPAEFRAAMERDGPQWAELVRVAGLKLE